The genome window GGGCAGTTGGATTACATTAATTGCCTACCGGTTTACCATGCCCTTGAAGAGGGGTTGTTGCCGCTGGAAGCCGAACTGGTTAAGAAGCCCCCTAATGTCTTAAACCGTCTTTTTATGAGCGGCCAGTTGGATGTCAGCCCTTTGTCTTCAATTGAGTATGCCAGGAACAAGGATAGTTGCATTATCCTGCCCGGACTTTCCATTAGCGCAGACGGCCGGGTAATGAGCATACTGCTTTTCAGTAAAGTGCCGGTGACGGAACTAGAAGGAAAGAAAGTGTGTCTGACCGAGTCTTCCGCGACCGGGGTCGCGCTCTTAAAAGTGCTTTTTGACCACTATTATCATGTTGATGTGGATTATGAAACTACCGTTCCTGAACTTAGCGGCATGATGGAAAGGGCGGACGGCGCGCTATTGATTGGGGACAATGCCATGCAGGCTCACCAGTATGTAGAAGAACACCACATCCCCTACCATGTTACTGACCTTGGTGAAACGTGGAAGCAGTTTACCGGCGCGAAGATGGTTTACGCGGTTTGGGTAGTGCGCAAAGCCTACGCCAGCTCCAATGCGGCGGCGGTAAATTACCTCAGTAATATACTCATAAATTCAAAGGAAATCGGTCATAGACAAATAACCGCTGTTGCCGCTAAAGCCCAGCAACGGAGCGGACTGCCGTTATCCGTTACTGAGGATTATTTTAAAACGATCAAACATGATTTTGGCGATGACGAGAGGAAAGCACTGCTAACTTTTTATGATTATGCCTATAAAAGCGGATTAATTGATGAAAGAGTCAAACTGCGGGTGTGGGGTGAAGCCGGTGCCTGATCTGGATAATATTTTGGACAAAGCCGTCCGGGGAGGGCGGCTTTCTTTGAAAGAGGGTGTAGCTCTTCTCGCCTCGCCTGACTTGTTACCGGTGGGCCGCGCGGCTGATTTAGCACGTAAGCGAAAACATCCTGACAACATAGTTACGTTTATTATTGACCGGAATATTAACTATACAAATGTCTGTAGCAGCAGGTGCCGCTTCTGTGCCTTTTGGAAGGAAGAAACAGACCCGGAAGCTTATATCTTGGATAAGGAAACGCTTTTTAAAAAGATTGAAGAAACCATAGCCGCCAATGGTACGGCAGTAATGATCCAGGGTGGGCTTCATCCGAAGCTGGGACTGGATTACTACCTGGACATGCTCCAATCGGTTAAAGAGCGATACGATATTCACATTCACTCTTTCTCTCCGCCTGAAGTAGCGTATATGGCGCGGAACTCCGGATTGTCATTGCGAGAGGTCCTGTTAAAATTACAGAAAGCCGGCCTGGATTCTCTGCCAGGCGGTGGCGCCGAGATCCTGGATAACCGGGTGCGTGGTTTAATCAGTCCGGAAAAGATCACCTGGGAAGAGTGGATGGAAGTAATGGCACAGGCTCATCAAATTGGAATGAAATCCACAGCCACCATGATGTTCGGTCATGCGGAAACCTTGGAGGAACGGGTGCTGCATATGATCCGGGTGCGTGAGCAGCAGGACCGCACCGGCGGCTTCACCGCTTTTATTCCCTGGAGTTTCCAGCCAAAAAACACTAAGCTGGGCGGTGAAACTACCACCGGTGTGGATTATTTGAAAACCCTTGCTGTGTCCAGGTTGATGTTGGATAATATTCCTAACGTCCAGGTTTCGTGGCCGACACAGGGCGCCAAGCTGGCGCAGGTAGCCCTGGTCTTCGGGGCCAACGACTTCGGAGACGTCATGTTGGAAGAAAACGTCGTCCGGGCTGCCGGGGTGAACTACCGGGTTCCCGTGGAAGAAATAATTCGCTGTATTAGTGATGCCGGTTTTACGCCGGCCCAGCGGAATACAGGTTATAAGATAATAAAAGAGTTTTCCTGAGCTTGTGGGGGAGTGAAAGGAGATTTAAATTATGGATAATGAAAAATTTCAGGAACTAGTGTTAAAACAGCTACAGGTACTGACCGAAGGTCAAGTCAAATTGGACACTAAATTTGATAATTTAGACGCCAAGGTTGAAGGGCTGGAAGTCAAGGTGGACGGATTGGATACCAGACTTGGAGGTCTGGAAACCAAGGTGGACGGATTGGATACCAGACTTGGAGGTCTGGAAGTCAAGGTAGATGGATTGGATACCAGGGTTGGTAATATCGAAGTAGACATACGGTACTTAAAAGCAGGCCAGGATAGAATGCAAAAGGATATTGACGGTATCAAAAATGAACTAAGTTACGTTTGGGGCGATTGATAACCGGCTGTCCGCCCAGGAGGAAGAAGTGGTCATACTCAAGCGGTTAAAATAATTTTATCCGTCAGTGGGGACCTTGAGTTTTAAACAGCCGGTCTACGTTAAAATCCGAGTAATGTATATACCTTATCGTTCACAATATTATTCCCGGTAAGACCATTGTCTTCCCGGAATTGTTTAACTGCTTTTTCAGTTCCCTGGCCCCAGAAACCATCAGGTGTCCACTTGAGGTAACCAAGCCTTTTCAACGCCCGCTGCACTTCCAAAACATCCGGCCCCTTATCTCCGAATTTTAAAATGGAAGGGAGAGTGCCCGGCGCGCCGAATGGTGTTCCAATAATGGTTACAGGTGTACCAGGGATAACAAAAGGAAATATTTCCTCAACGTGAGCGTTATGCATCCTGATACAGCCGTGGCTGGCAAAACTGCCGATACTATGTGGAGCGTTGGTGCCGTGGATGCCGTACTGCCCATATGGTATATTGAGTCCAAGCCATCGCGTGCCCATGACGTCAGGCGGGTTGGTATCCTGAGAGGCGATCTTCCAGTTGCCGACCGGAGTGGGTGTTTCGTATTTCCCCATGGCAACTGGAAACTGGCGGAAAGGTTCCCCATTGTCGAAGAGGGTTAGGGTTAGCCTGTCCATGTCAATAATTATACTGATTCTTTCCGGCATTGGGTTTGCCGCCCAAGATGTTCTTATGCCCGACCCCATTAAAAAAACGGCTATTAAAACTGCGGCAGCGCAATAAAAGAATTTCATCACAAAAGCATTTCCCTCCGTTTGTTATATTACTTCTATTTTCTCTATATTTGTTCCTTACTATTCCGGATAGGCTTCTTAATTAATTCAGCATGGAAAAACGATGGTTGTCCGCTCACACGACCCAGTAGTATATTGTGATAATCATTTGAAGGAGCTTTTGTTAAGAAAGAACAGTTCGCCACCGGAATGTATAATGTATATGTTATTAGATAATATTGTGGTTCATTTCACAATTATGTATAATTAAGTGTGCCAGGCTTAAAATGGTTTAGTTGTGACTCTAGCACGATTATATTAGGGAGTATGATGTTATGAAAAATTATCAATTGGCAGAGTATGAAGAGAGATTTTTTAACCAGTTAAGTAATATTACTGAAAAAAACAACTTGATTAACCCCGAGTTATTTAATAAATACAACGTTAAACGCGGGCTCCGTGATAAGGACGGCAAGGGAGTACTTGTGGGTCTTACTGAAATCGGCGAGGTGCATGGCTATATTATTGATGAAAATGAGACTATCGCTGTTCCAGGCAGATTAATTTACAGGGGCATCGACATTACTGACATCACGGACGGTTTCTTTAAGGATGACCGCTTTGGTTTTGAAGAGACTTGTTACTTGTTGCTTTTTGGTGATCTCCCTGACCAAGACACTCTTATGAGTTTTGAGCGGCTTCTTTCAGAATACAGAAAGCTGCCTGAGGATTTTGTCCGCGACATGATTCTGAAAGCGCCAAGCAAGGACATGATGAATGTATTAGCAAGAAGCGTACTCGCTTTATATAGTTTTGACGATAACGCCGATGACACTTCCATCAAGAATGTATTAAGACAATGCATCAGGCTGATTGCCTGTTTTCCGTTGCTTGGGGTTTATGGTTACCAGGCTTATTCTCATTATCATGGAAATAATAGCCTGTTTATTCATAGCCCAATGCCTGAATACAGCACCGCTGAAAATATTCTACACATGCTTAGGCCGGACAGCAAATTTACAAACCTTGAGGCAAAACTGCTTGATCTTGCTCTAGTGCTTCACGCTGAGCATGGCGGGGGCAACAATTCGTCCTTCATCACGCACGTTGCGACATCGTCCGGTACTGACACATACTCTGTGATAGCCGCCGCGCTGGGGTCGTTAAAAGGACCAAAACATGGAGGAGCTAACATCAAAGTCATTCAGATGTTTGAAGATATGAAGCAAAACATAAGGAATTTAGACGACGATGAGGAAATTGAACATTATCTTGTTAAATTAATTAGCAAAGAAGCTTTTGACCGTCAGGGTCTCATTTATGGTATGGGTCACGCTGTTTATTCAGTTTCTGATCCAAGGACGCTTATTATAAAGGAACATGCTGCCCGGCTCGCTAAGGAAAAAGGTTTGGAGGACGAATATAATCTCTATTTAAAAGTTGAGAAAATGGCTCCTGAAATAATCGGGAAATCCCGGAATACGTTTAAAGGCGTGTGTTCAAATGTTGATTTTTATTCAGGCTTTGTTTACAAAATGCTGGATATTCCAGTTGAATTATTCACTCCTATATTTGCCATTTCCAGGATAGCTGGTTGGAGCGCACATCGTATTGAGGAAATTGTTAATTCGGGAAAAATTATCAGGCCGGCATACAAGAGTGTTTCGAAACGGCGCGAATACGTTTCGATGGACGGGCGATAAGGCGGCTAGATAACCTAATGATAAATAGTCTTCATTACTTAGAAGAGATTCGGGTAAATAAAAAAGCCCCGGCACAGTTCATAAAGCGTGCCGGGGTCTCTTTTTCTTTTACATCTGCCGGGCATACTCCACGGCATTTTTAAAGATAGCCAATCCGTGAGGCACCGTGTCTTCCGGCATCCTGCGCCAGTTCGGGTGTTGGGTTTTTTCAACGTACCGCTCCGGGTGAGGCATCATGCCCATGATTCTTCCGGTCGAGTCACAAATGCCTGCTATGAAGTTTAGAGAGCCATTTGGGTTGGCCGGGTATAGCGCGGTCGGCTTGCCGTCGGCTCCGGCGTAGCGGAATACCACCTGACCACCGTGTTCTATTTTTTCAATAACAGACGGGTCTGAATAAAACTTGCCTTCGCCATGGGCCACCTGGATGTCTATCAGCGAACCTTCCATACCGCGGGTGAAGACGCAGTGACTGGGTTCAACCAGCAGTCTGATCCAGCGGCATTCAAAGTGCCCGCTGTCATTAACAGTCAGGGTGGCTTCAATATTTCCCTGGTTCCGGTCAGGGAGCAGTCCGGTGCGCACCAGTACCTGAAATCCGTTGCATATGCCGAGCATCAGTTTGCCGGAGTCGACAAACTCGCTTAATTGTTCTTTCAGAAAGGAAGTTAGTTCCACCGCCAGGATTTTACCGGAGTGGACATCGTCACCGTAAGAAAAACCGCCCGGCAAAGCCAGTATTTGATAATCAGCCAACTGAACTTCTTTGCTTCTAAGCTGGTTGACATGCACCATTTGGCTTTCCGCCCCGGCCTTTTCAAAGGCATAAAACATTTCCTCGTCGCAGTTGATCCCGTCCGTTCTTAAAACACATACGCGCGGCTTTTTCACTGGCGAAACACCTCCTTCATCGGCTGCCGCCAGGCTGCTCTCAGCCTGTCCAGCCTAGTCTCGAAAAGGGTTTTTCCTGACTGCTCGGCTGCAATGACTTTTCTGTCTGTTGTTTTGCCGATTACCTGGCAGGGAATGTCGCCAAAAATATCAGACGGGTTGCTGTCAGCGGGGATTTCCGCCAGGAAGCAGCCGGCTGTTTCATTAAACAGGAAGTTTTCAGCTAATTCACCCTCCGGTATTATTACCTGAGCGCCCATGTCGCCGCCGAAGCACATCTCGGCCAGCGCCGCCGCCACGCCGCCTTCGCTGATATCGTGACAGGCCAGGAGCTTACCTGAGTTTATTGCGCCGTAAACTGCCTCAAAAACATGCATCAGCGCGGTGGGGCTGAGCTTCGGCAGGTTGTTTCCAATATGACCGAGCAAGTCATAGTAAACAGATCCGGCCATTTCAGCGGTATTCCGGTATCCTGCCAGGACGATTTTCGTGCCGGTTTTTTTGAAATCGGCCGACACTGTCCGGGATACGTCAGGAACCCGCCCGAACGCTGAAATACACAATATCGGAGGGATTTTAATCACCGTTCCGTCTTTCCCCCGGTAGGTGCTGGACAGGCTGTCCTTGCCCGAGATGAACGGCATCCCTGTTCCGCGGACGAAATCCACGCAAGCATCTACAGCCAGGTCCAGGGCGCCCAGCAGTTCTTCGTCGGGGAAGGGCCAGATGAAATTATCCATAAGCATTAGATCGCGCGGGTTAACCCCGGAGGCTATCGCGTTGGATACCGCCTCGGCGGCTGCCCACAGGCTTCCATGGTAAGGGTCAATCATGTTCAGCACTGGGTTCAGGCCGTGGGAGATCACCATCCCATACGGTTTTCCTAAAATGGGCGCCATGATGGCCGCGTCGTTCGGCCCGTCCCCGTTTATGCCGGAAAACGGGGGCAGGGCGCTGGTGCCCTGAACGCCGTGGTCATATAGTCTGACAATCGGTTCTTTGGAACAGACGTTAAGGTGTCCCATTACCCGGCAGTACAGGTCTTCCCAGTCTGCGGCCGGAACAGCCTCCGGCTCTGCGAAGCAAGCTGGACGCCAGGCGGCGTTCATTACCCGCTGGGGCAGCCCGTTGTGCAGAAATTCCATTTCCAGGTTCATTACTACCTGGCCTTCGTAGGTGGCGGAGAAACACTTGTCTCCGGTAAATTCTCCAAGGACGGTGGCTTCGACGTTGTAACCCCGGCATATTTCCATAAGACGCCCGGCATGTTCCGGGTCCACCGCCAGCACCATCCGTTCCTGGCTTTCCGATTCCATGATTTCCCACGGCGACAGGCCGGGGTATTTCAACGGCGCCCGGTCAAGGGCGATCCTGGCGCCTACTTCAGAGCCCATTTCCCCGACGGCGGAAGCGAACCCGCCGGCGCCGCAGTCGGTGATGGCCCTGATCAAGCCCTCGTCACGGGCTACCAGGATGGCGTCGAACGTGCGCTTTTCTTCGATGGGATGGCCGATTTGCACGGCGCTGGAGTTAACATCGATGGTCCGGTCGGTCATCTCACCGCTGGAGAAGGTTGCGCCGTGAATGCCGTCCCGCCCGGTACGGCCGCCCAGCGCAATCACCAGGTCCCCGGCCCGGGGCCGGCCTTTACGGCATAACTCCGCCGGCAGGATCCCGTAAGCTCCCACGATAACTGTCGGCTTGGCGCGGAAATCCCGGTGAAAGTGCACGGAGCCGTTGTTCGTAGGAATACCCATTCTGTTTCCGTAATCACGCACCCCGGCGACAACCCGGCGCAATAAGTAGTGCGGGTGGAGACAACCGGCTGGAATATCTTCGTCGGGCGTGTCGGGCCTGGCAAAGCAAAACATATCAGTCGAAGCCAGTGTTTTCGCGCCGCGTCCGGTGCCCACGATGTCACGGAATACGCCGCCGCTGCCGGTCATGGCGCCTCCGTAGGGCTCAATGGCCGAGGGGGAATTGTGAGTTTCTACCTTGCCGCAAATAGCCTGGCCGTCATAAAATTCCATTACACCGGAATTGTCGACGAATGCCGACAGCACCAGCGGGTGGTTGCTCTCTTCAGTGGCGTTTTTCAACCGTTTCAAGAGCGGGGTTTTCTCTTTACCGTCAACGATCAACCTGGCTTTGAATGTTTTGTGCCCGCAGTGTTCGGACCAGGTCTGAGCGATTGTTTCGATTTCGCAATCAGTGGGGTCCCTGCCGATGCGCCGGAAGTAGTCTTTGATAACCTGCATTTCCTCCAGGTTCAAGAATAATTTGTCGCGGCTCAATTCAATCAACTCGGTGTCGCTCATTTGTCTAACCGGAATCACTTCTGTGCGGCCTGGCTTGCCCTGAATGATCAGGGTTTTTGGTTTTTCTCGCACGACATACTCCACTGTGGCGTTAACCAGCAGGCTGGAGGTGATTCGTTCAATATCTGCACCGGTGATATTTTCACCGTAAAAACCGTACTCCCAACTGGAGTCGGCCGCCAATAACCCGGCTACGCCCAGGTCGGCCGCGGACTTCACGATGGAAGCGGCCTCCGGGTTCATCACTCCGGGCTTGTAAGCTACCTCCAGTACAATAGTGGCATCGTTAATCACCGGGCTGTTTACTGAAAAATCCTGGAAAACACTTTCTGCTAACAGTCTTTCCGCCAGCAAGGCGGCATCACTGGCGCCAATGCCTTCAAAACGGAAAACACGGGCGGTTCTGACTTTTTGCACCGTGTTAATACCTAAAGCGTGGCTAATTTCGTACAGGATTTCCTCTCCCTTGCTGTCGGGGATTCCAGCCTTGGTAATTACCCGCACCTCTTGAATCATCATTTTTTACCTCCTATCCAAGTGGTCGCAACTATTAATACGGCAATTTATCACAATCTCCTGCCCGGGAAGTAAAAATAAATAGAAACAACTTGGAATTCAGGAGTCAGAATTCAGGAGTCAGAATTCAGGAGTCAGAATAGAGAATGGTTTATCGTCTTTAATTATTCTGAACCCTAACTTCTGAATTTCTGAGTACCTGAACAGTAACAATAAATAAATAAAGCGATCACATAATTGGAGCGCTTTCTTTTATCATTATTGGGTTAAGATACAAGCATTCAGTAAGTAGACATTCAGAGTACCGGACGGATAACCGTTTTTATTCTGACTCCTGACTCCTGTCTACTGACTCCTAATCATTATAATATAACAACCTGAATCTTTACAGAGGTTGTTAATACCATAGAGATATGTGCTGTGCCATTTGTGGAAAGGAGCTCTGCGCGTCTGATACTTGCTTTTGGCGTATAGCTGCCATATAATTGTAAAGTTAAGAAAAATTTTTCTCGTTTTTTGGGGGTTTTATGAGTAAAAAATCATGGGAACGGGGCTTGCGGTTGTTGCCTTCGGTTGATGAAACGCTCAGGGACGACAGAGTGGCCGAACTGCTGGCCGTATATCCCAGGAGCATGGTGGTTGAGGCCGTGCGTGTTTCTCTGGCCGGCGAGCGCAGGCGGATCCTGGAGGGTGAACCGGTTGAAGAAGACATGGATGAAAACAGTTGCCTGGATTTGATCGTGTTAAAAACGGCTGAGGTTGTCCGTAACCAGGCATGTTCCAATCTGCGGCCGGTAATCAACGCTACCGGCGTTGTTCTGCATACAAACCTTGGACGGGCGCTTTTGAGCGAAAACGCCAGGCGGGCCGTTTGTGAGATAGCCTCCAGTTACTCCAACCTGGAGCTGGAACTGACTACCGGCCGGCGCGGCTCGCGCTATGCGCCGCTGGAGCCGGTTCTGACTTCCCTGACCGGGGCGGAAGCGGCTCTTGTGGTGAATAATAACGCCGCGGCTGTGCTTCTTGCGCTGGGCACTCTGGCTAAAGAGCGCGAGGTCGTGGTTTCCAGAGGACAGTTGGTAGAGATCGGGGGGTCTTTCCGTGTTCCCGAGGTTATGGCCCAGAGCGGCGCGAGACTGGTGGAGGTCGGCGCTACCAACAAAACCTATCCTGATGATTACCGGAAGGCAATTAACGAACATACGGCGCTTCTGCTTCATGTACATACCAGCAACTACCGGATCATTGGCTTTACCAGGGAAACCACGATAAAAGAGTTGGTGGAGATTGGCCGTGCCTTTTCCCTTCCGGTAATGTCCGATCTCGGCAGCGGTTCTCTGCTTGATTTGAGCCGCTATGGCCTGCCGGGGGAACCTACTGTTCAGGAAATGGTGGCTGCGGGAACCGATATAATTACCTTTAGTGGAGATAAATTGCTTGGCGGCCCGCAGGCCGGCATTATTGTGGGACGGCGCCGTTATATTGATAAAATGAAGAAGAACCCCTTGCTCAGGGCGGTCCGGGTCGACAAGATGACTGTAGCGGCTTTGGAGGCTACCTTGCGGGAATACCTTGATGAGGAGCGGGTTGTTGAAGGACTGCCTGTTTTGCAGATGCTTACAGCCAGCGCAAGCCGGCTGGAAGAAAAAGCGGAGAATTTGGCCCGCCTCGTTAGAGACGCCGTAGGGAACAAGGCGGGAGTTGAGGTCGGCAAAGGGTTTTCCGTAGTGGGCGGCGGCTCCTTGCCGGCGGCTGAACTGCCTACTGCGGTAGTAAAGATTGATTCCCGCACAACTTCAGCCGGCGACTTGCAGTCCGCTTTGATGCGGGGGGAGCCGGCGGTAATGAGCCGTGTGCAGGGCGGCAGTTTGCTCCTTGATGTCCGTACCGTGCGCGGCAGTGAATTGCCTGCGCTGGCGGCGGCTATAGGAAAGGTGATCTAAAAATGAAACACCTGATTATCGGGACTGCCGGTCACGTCGACCATGGGAAAACAGCCCTGGTAAAAGCTATGACCGGCGTAGATACGGACCGGTTGAAAGAAGAAAAAGAGCGGGGTATCTCGATTGAGCTTGGTTTTACCGCCCTTAAGCTGCCGGGTGGACGCAAGGCCGGCATCGTTGATGTGCCCGGGCATGAGCGTTTTATTAAAAATATGCTGGCCGGGGCCGGCGGCTTTGACTTGGTGCTTCTGGTAATTGCCGCGGACGAAGGAGTAATGCCCCAGACCCGTGAGCATCTGGACATAATCCAGTTGCTTCAAGTAAAAAAAGGTGTTGTTGTCCTGACCAAAGCCGACCTGGTGGATGAGGAATGGCTTGATTTGGTAAGGGCAGAAGTGCAGGATTTTTTAAAGGGCACTGTTTTAGAGAAAGCTCCCTTGGTAATAGTTTCAGCAGTGACCGGTCAAGGTATCGGCAGCTTGCTTGAGTTGCTGGACCGTGTGGCGGAGGATACTCCGGCCAAAACCGCCGCCGGCCCGCCGAGGTTGCCGGTGGACCGGGTATTTTCCGTCACGGGTTTCGGCACAGTGGTTACCGGGACGCTTGTAGCAGGTGAAATACGGGTTGGTGATTCGGTGGAAGTACAGCCGCAAGGACTGATTACACGGGTGCGGTCTCTGCAGTCACATGGCGAAAAAGTCAAATTTGCCGGGGCTGGGCAGCGTGTGGCAGCCAACCTGGCCGGTCTGGAGATGGAACAGATCAGCCGCGGGAGTGTGGTAGCTGGTGTAAACAGTATTACTCCTTCAAACCGGCTGGACGTGCACTTGTTATTACTGAAAAGCGCCGCCAGGCCACTGAAAAACCGGGCAAGGGTACGTTTTTACCTTGGTTCCGGCGAAACTCTGGGACGGGTTGTGTTGCTGGATCACGAGGAACTCGCACCAGGGGCGATGGCTTATGCGCAGATTGAGTTGGAAGAAAAAACGGTCGCAGTCAAGGGGGACCGGTTTGTGCTCCGGTCTTATTCACCCATGCAGACAATCGGCGGCGGGGTTGTCATTGACCCGGCGCCGGGACGCAAGCACAGGCGCTTTCGCAGCGAAGTTCTGAAGGCTCTGGAGACCAGGGAGAGAGGTACGCCAGCCGAGATTTTAGAACAATATTTGCAGGGCAATCCCGAATTGCCTGATATAGTGGATGTTGCAGCGGGGACAGGGCTTCAAGCAACTGAAATTGAAGAATTGGCCCATCAGCTTGCCCGGCAGGAGAAGGTTAAAATAGTACCCGGCGATGGGAAAGTCTACCTGTCGCTGACTGATGTTTACCGGCGCATGGCCGGTGAGTTGCAGCAAATGCTGGAATCCTACCACCGCGAGTTTCCCCTGCGGGAAGGGTATCCCAAAGAAGAACTTCGCTCCCGGAAATTCCCCGCCTTGAATAATAAAGTCTTTCAATTTCTGCTTGCCGCCCTGGAAAAAGATCAGTTGGTGCGCTGCACGGCCCAGGCAGTCGCCAGTCCGTCATTTACAGGACCAGGGCCGGAAATGAATTTAATAATCAATAAGATTAGGAAGGAATTGGCCGAAGCATGTTTTCAGCCCCCGGCATGGAGCGAACTGGCAGGCGCGGCGGGCTTGAGTGAGAACGCTAGTTTGGAACTGTTGCAGCATCTTTTGAGAACCGGTGAACTAAAAAAAGTGGGTGAAAATCTTTATTTTCTTGATGAAACACTCAGGATGGCCGGTCATGAGATCACCGGCTTTTTGCGAGAAAAAGGCGAGATTACAATAGGTGAGTTGCGCGATCTTTTACAGACTAGCCGCAAATATGCCCTGCCGTTGCTCGAGTACTTCGACAAAGAAAGGATCACCAGGCGGGTCGGCGACAAACGGCTGCCCGGCAAAGCCTTGGGCTGATACAGGGTATAGTATTAATACCTGGAGGTTAATTAAATACTATGGTAAAATAGTAAAAGAAACTTTGAAAATGTTGGGAAAGATCTAAAAAAGGATTAAAAAACAGTATGAAGGTAAACCTTCTTGGTGTAAATATAGACGCATTGGATCTTGAAGAGACGGTGAGGCAGGTTGCGGAATATGTTCGAAGCGGGCTGCCGCACCATGTTATTACGATTAATCCGGAGTTTTTGTATAATGCGCAAGCTGATCGAAAACTCAGCGATTTGGCCGGGCGCGCCGATTTGGTAACCCCGGATGGAGTAGGAATTGTTTGGGCTTGCCGGGTAGCAGGAAGTCCGGTTCCGGAACGGGTTACCGGCATTGACTTGATGACGCGGCTGGTGAAACAGGCGGCTGTGGAAGGGTGGAGTATTTTTTTGCTTGGCGCGGCTCCGGGAGTTGCGGAGGAAGCGGCCGCCAGATTCAGTCTGGATTACCCGGGCTTACGGGTCGCAGGTGTCCACCATGGGTATTTTAACGATAATGAAGAAGCCAAAGTCGCCGGTAAAGTAAGAGAAACCCACCCCGACCTGCTTTTTGTAGCCCTTGGGGCGCCGAAACAAGAGTGGTGGATAGATAGAAATCTCCGGGAAACGGGAGCCGCGGTAGCTGTTGGAGTGGGGGGGAGTTTTGATGTTGTGGCTGGGAAAGTGCGCCGCGCGCCGCGGTGGGTCCGCCGCTTGCATCTGGAGTGGCTGTTCCGGCTGATAAAGGAGCCTTCACGCTGGCGCCGTCAAGCCGTTCTGCCTTTGTTTGCCTGGCTTGTGGTCAAGGAATACATGTTTAGAAGGCGGGCGCGCTAGCAATTGCTAGACTTGTCTGATGTTTGAAGATTAATTAACTGATTTTACCGGGGGAGCATTTATGCCCAAGGTGGTTATTTCAGGGTATTACGGTTTTCACAACAGCGGTGACGAGGCGATTCTGCATGCTATGCTACAGGCTCTCAGAGACATAATACCCGGCCTTGAAGTCACCGTCTTATCCCGGGAACCGGGTTATACCACCCGGGAATTTGACGTCCGCTCCGTTCCACGCAACAATCCCTGGCGGGTTTTTAAAGCCCTTATGGCCGCCGATATGTTAATCAGCGGTGGGGGCGGGCTTTTGCAGGATGTTACCAGTCCCCGCAGCATAATTTATTATCTGGGTGTTGTCGCGATGGCCATACTTATCGGTAAGCCCGTTTTCTTTTACGCTCAGGGTATCGGGCCTGTGCGTACCGCCTTAGGCAGAACAGCGGTGCGACTCGTGGCTAATTACGTTAATGCTATTACCGTGCGGGATCCTGATTCAAAAAATGAGCTTGATTCCATGGGTGTTAAACGACCGTTTATAAATGTTACCGCCGACCCCGTACTTGGCCTGGAGCCGTTCCTGATAGACAGCAAAAAGGGGCGTGAAACCCTGGCCTCGCTGGGCATGGGCAGTGGTCCCGTGGCTGGTGTCTCTGTTATACCGTGGAAGGGACTGAGCCGTTATAA of Pelotomaculum isophthalicicum JI contains these proteins:
- the csaB gene encoding polysaccharide pyruvyl transferase CsaB, coding for MPKVVISGYYGFHNSGDEAILHAMLQALRDIIPGLEVTVLSREPGYTTREFDVRSVPRNNPWRVFKALMAADMLISGGGGLLQDVTSPRSIIYYLGVVAMAILIGKPVFFYAQGIGPVRTALGRTAVRLVANYVNAITVRDPDSKNELDSMGVKRPFINVTADPVLGLEPFLIDSKKGRETLASLGMGSGPVAGVSVIPWKGLSRYKEVVAKVADDLAAGGWQVLLIPMYNPVDIQACREVAALMREKPFMLGAETRYKELLSVASNLDLAVGMRLHFLIFSAIFGVPVVGITYDPKVNRFLQSIGLPPGLSAEDLEYNELSLRIKHVIDEREKISANLKERVGLLRELAIKNALLAAELLQPK
- a CDS encoding WecB/TagA/CpsF family glycosyltransferase; the encoded protein is MKVNLLGVNIDALDLEETVRQVAEYVRSGLPHHVITINPEFLYNAQADRKLSDLAGRADLVTPDGVGIVWACRVAGSPVPERVTGIDLMTRLVKQAAVEGWSIFLLGAAPGVAEEAAARFSLDYPGLRVAGVHHGYFNDNEEAKVAGKVRETHPDLLFVALGAPKQEWWIDRNLRETGAAVAVGVGGSFDVVAGKVRRAPRWVRRLHLEWLFRLIKEPSRWRRQAVLPLFAWLVVKEYMFRRRAR